The DNA region GCCGCTGCGCGACAGCGCCCAGATCCTGGACGACCTGGAGGGCGTCATCGTCCTGGACGGCACCTGGAGCCAGGCCAAGACCCTGTGGTGGCGCAATGCGTGGCTGCTGAAATGCCGCCGCATCGTGCTGAACCCGCAGTTCCGCTCGCTCTATGGGCAAGCGCGCAAGGAGCCGCGGCGCGACAGCGTCTCCACCCTGGAGGCCGGGGCCTTCCTGCTGTCGCGGCTGGAGAGCGACAAGACGATCCTCGACACCGCGCTGAAGCCCTTCTCGCTGCTGCTGAAGAAGCTGCGCCAGCCCCGCCCGCGCCCGGTGCCGACGGGCGACTCCACCGGGGGCGAGGGGGACGGCGAGGAGGCCGGCGGCGGCGAGGGCTGACCCCCTTCGGCGCACCTCCTTCGATCGGCGGCGCGGCTGCAACCAACCGGTGGCGGCGCCGTTGATGTGGGTGAGAGGCCGGTGCCGAACCGGCCGAAACACCGCGCAACATGGAAGGAGACGCGCCATGCGAGGCATTCTGCTGTGGCTGGTCGGTATCCCGATCCCCATCATCATCCTGCTGTACCTGTTCAACGTCTTCTGATCGCGGCTGCTGGTGAATGATTGCCGGCGAATGATCGTCTGCGAACGGTTGCCGGGTTGACGGGGGCGCGGCGCGGGGTGCCAAATGCGGCCCGATCCCCCGCGCTTCCCCCCCCTGCAACCGGACGAGAGTAGAGATGGC from Azospirillum thiophilum includes:
- a CDS encoding tRNA-uridine aminocarboxypropyltransferase, which translates into the protein MHSAPAPDLCPNCLKPDHLCICEAVQPIDNGVFLLILQHPQEKRENLGTAQIAHLQFANSMVKVGLSWPGLKRILGREVDPKRWGVLYLGPVKEGGGPRPEVAAVDRDGVPLRDSAQILDDLEGVIVLDGTWSQAKTLWWRNAWLLKCRRIVLNPQFRSLYGQARKEPRRDSVSTLEAGAFLLSRLESDKTILDTALKPFSLLLKKLRQPRPRPVPTGDSTGGEGDGEEAGGGEG